A stretch of Ipomoea triloba cultivar NCNSP0323 chromosome 13, ASM357664v1 DNA encodes these proteins:
- the LOC116000871 gene encoding transcription factor GTE6, with amino-acid sequence MVAMNASNLDSSQHEPRKVETNPEMDDFRCSINELSTKVDNLEQRVKDVEKFYLNTITELPNSSKSTSTGKDKDMDKHIPSVKRLQQEASRREAAAAKRMHELMRQFGTIFRQITQHKWAWPFMQPVDVEGLGLDDYYEIIERPMDFSTIKNQMEVKDGTGYKHVREIYADVRLVFKNAMKYNDEKSDVHAMAKALLEKFEEKWLQFLPKVSEEEKRREEEEKEAKLRMQLAQEASHAKMARGLHNELCEVDMRLEELRGIVVKRCRKMSNVDKRKLGVALSKLSPEDLTKALEIVAQDDPSFSASSLNIDLDMDTQSESTLWRLKFFVKDALEVQCKSPSKGEKNDATDKNAAANPNNIAPLKRKGEICDALAKCTKRRNKKPAS; translated from the exons ATGGTAGCTATGAATGCATCCAATTTGGACAGTTCGCAGCATGAACCCAGAAAGGTTGAAACTAATCCTGAGATGGATGATTTTCGATGCAGTATTAATGAACTATCCACTAAAGTTGATAAT CTTGAGCAAAGAGTTAAGGATGTTGAGAAATTTTACTTGAACACAATCACGGAGCTACCAAATTCCTCAAAGAGCACATCAACTGGGAAGGACAAAGATATGGATAAGCATATCCCTAGTGTTAAGAGGCTACAGCAAGAAGCATCTCGTAGGGAGGCTGCTGCAGCAAAGAGAATGCATGAGCTTATGCGCCAATTTGGCACGATATTTCGCCAG ATCACACAACACAAATGGGCATGGCCCTTTATGCAGCCAGTCGATGTTGAAGGACTTGGGTTGGATGACTATTATGAG ATTATTGAGAGGCCAATGGATTTCAGTACAATAAAAAACCAAATGGAAGTCAAGGATGGTACTGGGTATAAGCATGTCCGCGAAATTTATGCTGATGTGAGACTGGTGTTCAAAAATGCAATGAAATACAATGACGAAAAAAGTGATGTTCATGCAATGGCCAAAGCATTACTGGAAAAGTTTGAGGAGAAATGGTTACAATTTTTGCCAAAAGTTTCTGAGGAG GAAAAGAGACGAGAAGAGGAGGAAAAAGAAGCTAAATTAAGAATGCAGCTTGCTCAGGAGGCTTCTCATGCAAAAATGGCTAGGGGTTTACACAATGAG CTATGCGAAGTTGATATGCGCTTGGAAGAACTTAGAGGGATAGTTGTTAAAAGATGCAG AAAAATGTCAAATGTGGACAAGAGGAAACTTGGTGTGGCTCTCTCTAAATTGTCCCCTGAAGACCTTACAAAGGCACTTGAGATAGTAGCTCAAGATGATCCGAGCTTCTCAGCCTCATCTTTAAACATAGACCTTGACATGGATACGCAG AGTGAATCAACATTGTGGAGGCTAAAGTTCTTTGTGAAGGATGCATTAGAAGTTCAGTGCAAGAGTCCAAGCAAAGGCGAGAAAAATGATGCAACTGATAAGAATGCAGCCGCCAACCCTAACAATATCGCCCCTCTCAAGCGTAAAGGGGAGATCTGTGATGCTCTTGCCAAGTGTACAAAAAGGCGAAACAAGAAGCCAGCTTCTTAA
- the LOC116002439 gene encoding transcription termination factor MTERF5, chloroplastic-like, which yields MSTVRYFSRRSPLHFYPCKPTHHSLFSVFLLSPLHFPHCKPTHPSFFSIFFSGHAHTKALENPILYNYLIDNFNYPKSKALTISTRMPWIKTPEKPESVVHFFKSIGFSDAHIQSLMRDVPQLLSADIEKTLKPKIKLFQDLGILGPDMGNFMCKKAHLLTRSLDNVIRPCIDVLKDILRNDIDNRHLFLVMQRCLWIVMRSPEVRLLPNVEYLRSCGIVGTQLATLLRRQPRLFIIPLPKLKDLVSKVLDLGFLTDSRMLAHGLHSFSSVSGGTFRKKLGIFRSYGFSEKECLGMIRRSPTLLRTSEEKLKLGIEFFLNTIEAEKSVLLCRPSLLMFSMEERVLPRYQVLNLINSKMLLKKELSFVQALFLSEADFVEKYIARFPEVAEELLMAYKGHLLVSNGLEFPV from the exons ATGTCGACCGTCCGGTACTTTTCCCGTCGCTCACCTTTACACTTCTACCCCTGCAAACCCACCCACCATTCGCTCTTCTCCGTCTTCTTACTTTCACCTTTACATTTCCCCCACTGCAAACCCACCCACCCATCCTTCTTCTCCATCTTCTTTTCTGGTCACGCCCACACCAAAGCCTTAGAAAACCCCATTCTGTATAACTACCTGATTGACAACTTCAACTACCCCAAATCCAAAGCCCTGACAATTTCCACTCGCATGCCATGGATCAAAACCCCTGAAAAGCCTGAATCTGTTGTACATTTCTTTAAATCCATAGGATTCTCCGATGCTCATATCCAATCCTTAATGCGCGATGTGCCTCAGCTCCTTTCTGCCGATATTGAGAAGACGCTGAAACCCAAAATCAAGCTGTTCCAGGACCTCGGCATATTGGGGCCCGATATGGGTAATTTCATGTGCAAGAAAGCCCATTTGTTAACCCGTAGTTTGGACAACGTAATTAGGCCGTGCATTGATGTTCTTAAGGATATACTTAGAAACGATATAGACAATCGTCATCTGTTTTTGGTTATGCAAAGGTGTCTTTGGATCGTCATGAGAAGCCCCGAGGTGAGGTTACTTCCCAATGTTGAATATTTGAGAAGTTGTGGGATTGTTGGGACTCAACTTGCAACTCTTTTGAGGAGGCAGCCTAGACTCTTTATCATCCCTTTGCCCAAGCTTAAAGACCTGGTTTCCAAGGTTTTGGATCTGGGGTTTTTGACTGATTCAAGAATGTTGGCTCACGGGCTTCATTCTTTTAGTAGTGTTAGTGGTGGGACTTTTAGAAAGAAATTGGGAATTTTTAGGAGTTATGGCTTCTCGGAGAAGGAGTGTCTGGGAATGATTAGGAGGTCCCCAACACTGCTCAGGACTTCAGAGGAGAAGTTGAAGCTTGGGATTGAGTTTTTCTTGAACACAATCGAAGCAGAGAAATCTGTGTTGTTATGTCGGCCTTCGCTGTTGATGTTCAGCATGGAGGAGCGGGTGCTTCCGAGATACCAAGTTTTGAATCTtattaactccaaaatgctTTTGAAGAAGGAATTGAGTTTTGTCCAGGCCTTGTTTTTATCAGAGGCTGACTTTGTGGAAAAATATATTGCAAGGTTCCCCGAGGTAGCAGAGGAATTGTTGATGGCTTACAAGGGCCATCTTCTAGTTTCAAATGG GCTGGAATTCCCGGTGTGA
- the LOC116001375 gene encoding agamous-like MADS-box protein AGL29 codes for MSRRNTSRGVTRGRQRVPLARIENEVQRLVTFSKWRTGLFKKASEMSTLCGTEIAMVVFSPSAKPFSFSNPDMNTVLTKYFGEIPITEANVAEHIIRAHQDVKMRAMTSQINVLEALIDEEMLVDQALREAEKGRPSISDLQLPELQSMKHHMETLLDQVTEKLNMISIMGAQSQAMETRFGANDGAGPSGV; via the coding sequence atgtcTCGTAGAAATACTTCTAGAGGAGTAACAAGAGGTCGGCAAAGGGTTCCCCTTGCTAGAATAGAAAATGAGGTTCAACGTCTTGTAACATTTTCAAAATGGCGCACTGGTTTATTTAAAAAAGCCAGTGAGATGTCCACTTTATGTGGCACCGAGATTGCGATGGTGGTATTCTCACCATCCGCCAAACCTTTCTCCTTTAGCAACCCTGATATGAATACAGTCCTTACCAAGTACTTTGGTGAAATCCCCATAACAGAAGCCAACGTAGCTGAACATATTATCCGTGCTCACCAAGACGTTAAAATGAGAGCGATGACCTCTCAAATCAACGTCCTTGAAGCTCTAATCGATGAAGAAATGTTGGTCGATCAAGCTTTGAGAGAGGCTGAAAAAGGTAGACCATCCATATCTGATCTTCAATTGCCTGAGCTACAATCCATGAAACACCACATGGAAACACTCCTTGATCAAGTAACTgagaaattaaatatgatttcCATAATGGGGGCACAATCTCAAGCCATGGAAACTCGCTTTGGAGCCAATGATGGCGCTGGACCAAGTggtgtttaa